A portion of the candidate division KSB1 bacterium genome contains these proteins:
- a CDS encoding sigma-70 family RNA polymerase sigma factor, protein MKSTDIISRLQSGDKSAFAELINQYSDRVYNLALKILHNSLDAEDVVQETFTTVFQKINTFQVQSDLFTWIYRIATNYALLKIRKNKKERLVPDELEKYDNQSISKSGISTDFTDKNLLDAELVSELNLALDNIPEKYRIVFVLRDLENLSTTEVASILEITKANVKIRLRRARLFLREELCAYFGRC, encoded by the coding sequence ATGAAATCTACCGATATAATTTCTCGCTTACAATCCGGCGATAAATCTGCTTTTGCCGAATTGATTAATCAATACAGCGATCGGGTATACAACCTGGCCTTAAAAATTCTGCACAATTCCCTGGATGCAGAAGATGTGGTTCAAGAGACATTCACTACAGTTTTCCAGAAAATTAATACTTTCCAAGTACAGTCGGATTTATTTACCTGGATTTACCGAATTGCAACGAATTATGCGCTTTTAAAAATACGAAAGAACAAAAAAGAAAGGCTAGTTCCGGATGAGCTTGAAAAGTACGATAATCAATCTATTTCGAAATCTGGGATCAGCACGGATTTTACTGATAAAAACTTACTGGATGCAGAACTTGTTTCTGAATTAAATCTCGCGCTTGACAATATCCCTGAAAAATATCGCATAGTTTTTGTTTTAAGAGACCTGGAAAACCTCTCAACCACAGAGGTGGCTTCAATTTTAGAAATAACCAAGGCAAATGTTAAAATCCGACTCAGACGAGCCAGGTTGTTTTTACGTGAAGAATTATGCGCTTATTTTGGAAGATGTTAA
- the trxA gene encoding thioredoxin: MSNLIEFTDANFDSEVLKSDVPVLVDFWAPWCGPCRVIAPTIEELSNEYAGKFKVGKVNTDENMQISTQYGIRSIPTLGIFVNGKMVESIIGALPKKSIADKMENHLTTA; this comes from the coding sequence ATGTCTAATCTAATAGAATTCACTGATGCGAATTTTGATTCTGAAGTGCTAAAATCTGATGTTCCTGTATTGGTTGACTTTTGGGCTCCATGGTGCGGCCCTTGCCGGGTTATTGCTCCTACTATCGAAGAACTCTCAAACGAATATGCCGGAAAATTCAAAGTCGGAAAAGTAAATACTGATGAAAATATGCAAATATCAACACAATATGGCATACGTAGTATTCCGACGTTGGGAATATTTGTAAATGGTAAAATGGTAGAATCAATTATCGGAGCACTGCCAAAGAAATCGATTGCAGATAAGATGGAAAACCATCTAACCACAGCCTAA